One region of Polynucleobacter sp. Adler-ghost genomic DNA includes:
- the aroQ gene encoding type II 3-dehydroquinate dehydratase has product MSKNTSILVIQGPNLNLLGTREPEVYGKTTLEDIHTKLGVIAKSHLVDLSTFQSNHEGELIDRVQKAKQDGVDFIIINPGAFTHTSVALRDALAGVAIPFTEIHLSNIHQREEFRKHSYLSDIATGVICGLGAIGYELALQAAIARLQK; this is encoded by the coding sequence ATGTCGAAAAATACTTCAATTCTCGTTATCCAAGGCCCCAACCTCAATCTGTTGGGAACCCGTGAGCCAGAGGTTTATGGCAAAACTACTCTCGAAGATATTCATACCAAGCTAGGTGTCATCGCAAAGTCCCACTTAGTCGATTTATCCACCTTCCAAAGCAACCATGAGGGCGAGCTGATTGACCGAGTTCAAAAGGCTAAACAAGATGGGGTGGATTTCATCATCATTAATCCAGGCGCTTTTACCCACACCAGCGTTGCCTTGCGTGATGCACTGGCTGGAGTTGCTATACCGTTTACTGAAATACACCTGTCTAACATTCACCAACGTGAGGAGTTTCGTAAACACTCCTACCTGTCTGATATTGCTACTGGCGTTATCTGCGGTTTGGGCGCGATTGGTTACGAATTAGCACTGCAAGCAGCTATCGCCCGCTTGCAAAAATAA
- a CDS encoding TlpA disulfide reductase family protein, with product MNRRQWISIIGFNLVALAAGVATSQWIFRTEPADDPAMKAFFTNPWQTSDGKSVDTKEWREKVLVINFWASWCPPCVEEMPTLDKLQSEFKSQHVLFVGIGIDSPSNIREFLEKTPVSYPIVIGGLEGSNISKQMGNAQGALPYTVIVNTQGKATSSKLGKISEEELRSAIKSAL from the coding sequence ATGAACCGAAGACAGTGGATAAGCATCATTGGATTTAACCTAGTAGCCCTTGCTGCGGGAGTGGCGACTTCGCAATGGATCTTCAGAACAGAGCCGGCAGACGATCCTGCAATGAAGGCCTTTTTTACCAACCCTTGGCAAACATCTGATGGAAAATCGGTTGACACCAAAGAATGGCGCGAAAAAGTCTTGGTTATCAACTTTTGGGCTTCCTGGTGCCCTCCCTGCGTTGAAGAAATGCCTACTTTGGATAAATTACAGTCAGAGTTTAAGAGTCAACATGTCTTATTTGTAGGCATCGGTATCGATTCACCCTCTAATATTCGTGAATTTCTAGAAAAGACCCCAGTTTCTTATCCAATTGTGATTGGTGGACTTGAGGGCAGCAATATCTCGAAACAGATGGGGAATGCCCAAGGGGCGCTTCCCTATACCGTTATTGTTAATACTCAAGGCAAGGCGACTAGCAGTAAATTAGGAAAGATAAGCGAAGAAGAGCTCAGAAGTGCAATTAAATCGGCTTTATAA
- the mpl gene encoding UDP-N-acetylmuramate:L-alanyl-gamma-D-glutamyl-meso-diaminopimelate ligase, with the protein MHIHILGICGTFMGGIAAIARQAGHRVTGCDANVYPPMSTQLEAQGIELIEGFSPDQLLQFETMPDLFVIGNVVSRGNPLMEAILNQGLPYTSGPQWLGEQVLFGRHVLAVAGTHGKTTTSAMLAWILEFNDYKPGYLIGGVPLNFTVSARLGESKYFVIEADEYDTAFFDKRSKFVHYRPRTALLNNLEFDHADIFADLAAIETQFHHLVRTVPGNGLVVVNGEEPALERVISRGAWAPVEKFGQDKHNVWSLVSQAADGFIVLQDGKEVATVTWAPDSGVMGRHNQLNALAAIASANHIGIAPTDAARALAEFKNVKRRLETIGVANGVTVYDDFAHHPTAITTTVDGLRRRVGQARILAVLEPRSNTMKLGVMKAQLPNSLEAADKIFTYGASTGKDSLGWDLNAVLAPLNAMSENRAAAFDDLSTLVKAVANEARPGDHILVMSNGGFGGVHQKILTAIQEKAK; encoded by the coding sequence ATGCATATTCATATCTTGGGCATTTGCGGTACTTTCATGGGCGGCATTGCCGCAATCGCTCGGCAGGCCGGACATCGTGTTACTGGGTGCGATGCCAACGTATATCCACCGATGAGCACGCAGCTGGAAGCGCAGGGCATTGAGCTCATTGAGGGATTCTCGCCCGATCAATTATTACAGTTTGAGACGATGCCAGATTTATTTGTAATCGGTAATGTGGTTTCGCGTGGCAATCCACTAATGGAGGCCATTCTGAATCAAGGGCTTCCTTACACCTCTGGACCTCAGTGGCTGGGTGAGCAAGTTCTATTTGGTAGACATGTCTTGGCTGTTGCCGGTACGCATGGCAAAACAACTACCTCCGCCATGTTGGCTTGGATTTTAGAGTTCAATGATTACAAGCCAGGTTATCTCATCGGTGGAGTGCCACTGAATTTCACGGTATCTGCTCGCTTAGGTGAGAGCAAGTATTTTGTAATCGAAGCCGATGAATATGACACAGCGTTTTTTGATAAGCGCAGTAAGTTTGTTCACTATCGCCCACGCACCGCTTTGTTGAATAATCTCGAGTTTGATCACGCCGATATTTTTGCTGATCTTGCTGCAATCGAGACCCAATTCCATCATTTAGTGCGCACCGTCCCGGGTAATGGTCTTGTTGTGGTTAATGGCGAAGAGCCCGCCCTAGAAAGAGTTATTTCCAGAGGTGCTTGGGCGCCCGTTGAAAAATTTGGGCAAGATAAACACAATGTCTGGTCATTAGTTTCTCAAGCAGCGGATGGCTTTATTGTGTTGCAAGATGGTAAAGAGGTCGCCACAGTGACCTGGGCTCCAGACTCGGGAGTCATGGGCCGTCACAATCAACTCAATGCATTGGCAGCCATTGCGTCAGCAAATCATATTGGCATTGCACCAACCGATGCCGCACGTGCTTTAGCTGAGTTCAAAAATGTGAAGCGTCGTTTAGAGACGATTGGTGTCGCAAATGGAGTAACTGTATACGATGACTTTGCGCATCACCCAACTGCCATAACTACCACGGTAGATGGCTTGCGTCGCCGTGTAGGGCAGGCACGAATTTTGGCAGTCTTGGAACCTCGCTCCAATACGATGAAACTCGGGGTGATGAAAGCTCAACTACCCAATAGCCTCGAAGCTGCTGACAAGATTTTTACTTACGGCGCAAGCACTGGTAAAGATTCTTTGGGCTGGGACTTAAATGCAGTATTAGCCCCATTAAATGCAATGAGCGAAAATCGTGCTGCAGCCTTTGATGATCTATCTACTTTGGTTAAAGCTGTTGCAAATGAAGCAAGGCCTGGCGATCATATTTTGGTGATGAGCAATGGCGGCTTTGGTGGGGTGCACCAAAAGATATTGACTGCAATACAAGAGAAAGCAAAGTAA
- the fabG gene encoding 3-oxoacyl-ACP reductase FabG has product MRLKDKVAIITGAAKGIGFATAKRFAQEGAKVMIADVNPDAVKAATDLIPGSEAYVMNVTDRASVEAAVDQIMQRHGRIDILINNAGITQDARLVKMTEAQFDTVIDVNLKGVFNCTQLVVPHMLEAGKGAVVNASSVVGIYGNFGQTNYSATKFGVIGFTKTWARELGPKGIRVNAVCPGFIATEMVKAMPENILKDIERRSWLGRLGTPEEMANVYLFLASDEASYVNGVALEASGGISL; this is encoded by the coding sequence ATGAGACTGAAAGATAAAGTAGCCATCATTACTGGTGCTGCAAAAGGCATTGGTTTTGCAACTGCAAAACGTTTTGCTCAAGAAGGTGCCAAAGTCATGATTGCCGATGTGAATCCCGATGCGGTTAAAGCTGCTACAGATCTGATTCCGGGCTCAGAAGCTTATGTCATGAACGTGACTGATCGTGCAAGTGTTGAAGCGGCTGTTGATCAGATCATGCAGCGCCACGGACGCATTGATATCCTAATTAACAATGCAGGCATTACACAAGATGCACGCTTAGTCAAAATGACAGAAGCACAATTTGATACGGTAATTGATGTCAATCTCAAGGGTGTTTTTAATTGCACGCAGTTGGTAGTGCCGCATATGTTGGAGGCTGGTAAAGGCGCTGTCGTCAATGCTTCTAGTGTTGTGGGCATTTATGGAAACTTTGGACAAACTAACTATTCAGCAACCAAGTTTGGAGTGATTGGATTTACTAAAACTTGGGCGCGTGAATTGGGCCCAAAAGGTATTCGGGTAAATGCAGTTTGCCCAGGCTTTATTGCTACTGAGATGGTGAAAGCGATGCCAGAAAATATTCTGAAAGATATTGAGAGGCGCAGTTGGCTTGGTCGCTTAGGGACTCCTGAAGAAATGGCGAACGTCTATTTATTCTTAGCAAGCGATGAAGCTAGCTATGTGAACGGTGTTGCACTTGAGGCCAGTGGCGGGATCTCCCTCTAA
- a CDS encoding ribonuclease catalytic domain-containing protein, with protein MHLLYEEGGDIKVATVQSASGAGDAESWQATSLSGKKIKLKAKEVWLRFEKPEPQVLMDEANILSKEIDLQFLWDCAPDEEFGLLDVAHEYFGAQASVPQQTALAIALQSAPVFFRRKGRGRFQRAPLEQLQAGLVALERKQKELEQQTAWQQELVAGVFPEMLQSQANQLLFSPDKNTSAYKALIAACTESGESPAQLMIRCGAIDSPLQYHQGMFLKAHFPQGAAHDLSLAVDQAALDAAISELPIAEVTAFSIDDSGTTEIDDALSVTALEGGGHRIGIHIAAPGLVITKDDALDKVARIRMSTVYFPGDKITMLPDQVITQFSLDEGAARPALSIYVDIDAAGVVDKETLQLRAEMVPIGANLRLENLEHLVTEESLADESAEYAYRQELSVLWAAAKLLHAGRQEQRIANGLRSEQLGVLDPNALARDFHFQIKEVDGAQRVEITPRQRGSILDTIVAEWMIYCNSASGRLLADHGMPGLFRTQKGWGPLRTRMQTTPGPHEGLGLEYYAWCTSPLRRYSDLVNQWQLIAIAKHGITAKMVAPFPPRDAALMGIAADFEACYSAYGEYQDRLEKYWCLRWIAQDEVPRQVFVRHLKEGMSRVELVPLHLPVPELAAHPRMTRAEVSVADVDLLQLTAGVRVLHIETPEVPEGDESSI; from the coding sequence ATGCATCTTTTATATGAAGAGGGTGGCGACATCAAGGTCGCTACGGTTCAGTCTGCTTCGGGCGCTGGAGATGCTGAATCATGGCAAGCAACTAGTCTTTCTGGGAAAAAGATTAAGTTAAAAGCCAAAGAAGTTTGGCTCCGTTTTGAAAAGCCAGAACCGCAAGTCTTAATGGATGAGGCAAATATTTTATCCAAAGAGATTGATCTGCAGTTCTTATGGGATTGCGCACCTGATGAAGAGTTTGGCTTATTAGATGTTGCTCATGAGTACTTTGGCGCACAAGCCAGCGTACCGCAACAGACTGCATTAGCCATCGCCTTGCAAAGTGCGCCAGTATTTTTTCGTCGTAAAGGGCGTGGACGTTTTCAAAGGGCGCCACTAGAGCAACTGCAGGCTGGTTTGGTTGCGCTTGAGCGCAAGCAAAAAGAATTAGAGCAACAGACTGCATGGCAGCAAGAACTGGTGGCTGGGGTGTTTCCAGAGATGCTTCAATCTCAGGCAAATCAACTTCTGTTTTCTCCGGATAAAAATACCTCTGCCTATAAAGCATTAATTGCAGCATGTACTGAGTCAGGAGAATCACCTGCGCAGCTCATGATCCGCTGTGGCGCGATTGACTCACCTTTGCAATATCACCAAGGGATGTTCTTAAAAGCGCATTTCCCTCAGGGCGCTGCACATGACCTAAGTTTGGCGGTTGATCAAGCTGCTTTAGATGCTGCTATTTCAGAATTGCCTATCGCTGAAGTCACTGCGTTCTCAATAGATGACTCAGGTACTACTGAAATTGACGATGCTTTATCAGTTACTGCGCTCGAGGGTGGCGGACATCGTATCGGTATTCATATTGCGGCCCCTGGTTTAGTGATTACTAAGGATGACGCTTTAGATAAAGTTGCACGCATACGTATGTCTACGGTGTATTTCCCTGGCGACAAAATTACGATGTTGCCTGATCAGGTGATTACTCAGTTCTCATTAGATGAGGGTGCTGCTCGCCCAGCTTTATCGATTTATGTAGATATTGATGCGGCTGGAGTTGTGGATAAAGAGACTCTGCAGTTACGCGCTGAGATGGTTCCGATAGGGGCCAATCTTCGCTTGGAGAACTTAGAGCATTTGGTGACGGAAGAAAGTTTGGCCGATGAATCTGCTGAGTATGCTTATCGTCAAGAGCTCAGTGTTTTGTGGGCAGCGGCAAAGTTATTGCATGCAGGGCGCCAGGAGCAGCGTATAGCTAATGGATTGCGTTCTGAGCAATTAGGGGTCTTGGATCCCAATGCCTTGGCAAGAGACTTTCATTTTCAAATTAAAGAAGTTGATGGTGCGCAGCGAGTGGAGATTACTCCTCGTCAACGCGGCTCCATTCTCGATACCATCGTTGCTGAGTGGATGATTTATTGCAATAGTGCTTCAGGACGTTTATTGGCAGATCATGGAATGCCTGGTTTGTTCCGTACTCAAAAGGGCTGGGGCCCCTTACGCACGCGTATGCAGACAACCCCCGGTCCACATGAAGGATTGGGTTTGGAGTATTACGCTTGGTGTACTTCGCCTTTGCGCCGTTACTCAGATTTAGTGAATCAGTGGCAGTTAATCGCTATAGCAAAACATGGCATTACCGCCAAAATGGTGGCACCTTTTCCTCCACGTGATGCTGCATTAATGGGTATCGCCGCCGACTTTGAAGCTTGTTATTCAGCCTATGGTGAATACCAAGATCGCCTTGAGAAATATTGGTGTTTGCGCTGGATTGCTCAAGATGAAGTTCCTAGACAAGTCTTTGTGAGGCATCTCAAAGAAGGGATGTCTCGAGTAGAGTTAGTCCCATTGCATCTTCCAGTTCCCGAGTTGGCGGCCCATCCACGTATGACTCGAGCTGAAGTGAGTGTGGCTGATGTAGACCTATTGCAGCTCACTGCCGGGGTTCGGGTTCTTCATATAGAAACTCCAGAAGTTCCTGAGGGTGATGAAAGTTCCATCTAA
- a CDS encoding energy transducer TonB, with protein MKVPSKLTQLVGRLNGIWRRHPFRYALGLSILFHLIFLSFRWGLGEIENRRLNTPLSVVLVNASNQVAPKQANKLAQADLHGGGNTSNQDASALHQARLGADARLEVLEKQQKQMLAKLEADRALSGGRKSGDEKLATSQLNSLEAELAKRLQANGREPRRKVLTGASTKAVVFAQYYDAMRQKIEAYGSAFFPRANGRPLYGSLVIVVSVDSQGRIANNAQGKDGLSIGRSSGNPELDRQALAIIRASAPFGAFPAEMRQQIDVLDWVSTFDFTRDGSDRLDLRP; from the coding sequence ATGAAAGTTCCATCTAAGCTGACGCAGCTAGTAGGTCGTTTAAATGGTATTTGGCGACGCCACCCATTTCGCTATGCCCTTGGCCTCTCAATTTTGTTTCATCTGATCTTTTTATCCTTCCGCTGGGGTCTAGGAGAAATAGAAAATCGTCGTCTGAATACACCACTCAGCGTTGTCTTGGTGAATGCTAGTAATCAAGTCGCACCCAAGCAGGCCAATAAATTAGCCCAAGCAGATTTGCATGGAGGCGGCAATACCTCCAATCAAGATGCTAGTGCGCTCCATCAGGCAAGACTCGGTGCCGATGCCCGCCTCGAGGTTTTGGAAAAACAGCAAAAGCAAATGCTGGCCAAGCTTGAAGCGGATCGAGCGCTCTCGGGCGGTCGCAAAAGTGGAGATGAGAAACTAGCAACATCCCAGCTGAATTCTTTAGAGGCTGAGCTAGCTAAGCGTTTGCAAGCCAATGGTCGAGAACCTCGTCGTAAGGTCTTGACTGGAGCCAGTACCAAGGCAGTTGTCTTTGCGCAGTATTACGATGCCATGCGCCAAAAGATAGAGGCTTATGGCAGCGCATTTTTCCCGCGTGCTAACGGTCGCCCTTTGTATGGCAGTCTGGTGATTGTCGTTAGCGTGGATTCCCAAGGACGCATTGCCAATAATGCTCAGGGTAAGGATGGTTTGAGTATTGGAAGAAGCTCTGGTAATCCCGAGTTGGATCGCCAGGCCCTAGCGATTATTCGTGCTTCTGCCCCCTTTGGCGCTTTCCCTGCAGAAATGCGTCAGCAGATTGATGTCCTAGATTGGGTTTCTACTTTTGATTTCACGCGGGATGGATCTGATCGCCTAGATTTGCGTCCTTAA
- the aroE gene encoding shikimate dehydrogenase: MSQVTSAQLHTDPTQFPGVDVYVVAGNPIAHSKSPAIHKRFAEQSNQKMHYGRLQPELGEFKTAAQAFFAAGGKGMNVTVPFKLDAQALADVLTPRAQLAGAVNTLRIEDGKIFGDNTDGAGLVRDLLAQGIQIQGSRILLLGAGGASRGVLGPLLEKSPAELIIVNRSNAKAQDLVQLFSDLALSLQVILTAATLNELEDVSKTTSPFDLIINATAAGLSDESPISDAAASNVFTPKSFAYDMVYGKVTALMQQALHRGARVSDGLGMLVEQAADAFLIWRGAQLTDAINSRAVLAELRTS, translated from the coding sequence ATGAGTCAAGTCACTTCTGCCCAATTGCATACTGATCCCACCCAATTTCCTGGTGTGGATGTGTATGTGGTTGCCGGTAATCCGATCGCACATAGTAAATCACCCGCCATTCATAAACGATTTGCTGAGCAGTCAAATCAAAAAATGCATTACGGGCGTTTACAGCCTGAACTTGGTGAATTCAAAACCGCTGCGCAAGCTTTCTTTGCTGCTGGCGGTAAGGGTATGAATGTTACTGTCCCATTTAAGTTGGACGCTCAGGCTCTGGCAGATGTATTAACACCGCGTGCGCAGCTAGCTGGCGCTGTCAATACTTTGCGTATTGAAGATGGAAAAATATTTGGTGACAACACGGATGGCGCTGGCTTAGTTAGAGACTTATTGGCTCAGGGTATTCAGATTCAAGGCTCCCGAATTTTATTGCTGGGAGCAGGTGGCGCTTCTCGCGGAGTGCTAGGTCCTTTGCTAGAGAAATCGCCCGCAGAGTTAATTATTGTCAATCGATCCAATGCTAAGGCCCAGGACTTGGTTCAATTATTTAGCGATTTGGCTCTCTCTCTACAAGTTATATTGACAGCAGCAACTTTGAACGAACTGGAAGATGTAAGTAAGACCACATCTCCTTTTGATCTCATTATTAATGCTACTGCTGCAGGTCTATCGGATGAATCTCCTATCAGCGATGCTGCGGCAAGCAATGTATTTACTCCCAAGTCTTTTGCCTACGACATGGTCTACGGCAAAGTCACTGCTTTGATGCAGCAAGCACTGCATCGCGGTGCGCGGGTTAGTGATGGTTTGGGTATGTTGGTTGAGCAAGCTGCAGATGCTTTCTTAATTTGGCGTGGTGCTCAGCTGACTGATGCGATTAATTCTCGCGCTGTATTGGCAGAACTTCGCACTTCCTAA
- the mtgA gene encoding monofunctional biosynthetic peptidoglycan transglycosylase, with product MRWLSYLLKCLVGGFIAMQMYFVMQIGLWVVLDPSSTAFQRAERWRLCGLSWPCPVQSSWVPYDKISANLKRAVLVSEDDIFFQHMGVRVEDMKKAWAKNSQLNQQGSGKSKTALRGGSTITQQLAKNLFLSSEQNYFRKAQELIITGLLEVMLPKQRLYEIYLNSVEWGEGIFGIGAASQHYYGIKPASLDREQAAALASALPAPKCFDKVQYCRKANIHFPTRQDFILENMDRVALAPIQKPKAR from the coding sequence ATGCGTTGGCTTTCTTATCTTCTGAAATGTTTAGTGGGTGGCTTTATTGCCATGCAAATGTACTTTGTCATGCAGATTGGCTTATGGGTAGTTCTTGATCCTAGCAGCACTGCATTTCAAAGGGCTGAACGTTGGCGTCTTTGTGGTCTGTCATGGCCTTGCCCAGTGCAGTCATCTTGGGTTCCATACGATAAAATCTCGGCCAATCTCAAGCGTGCTGTTTTAGTGAGCGAAGACGATATCTTCTTTCAGCATATGGGTGTTCGGGTTGAGGATATGAAAAAAGCATGGGCTAAAAATTCACAACTCAATCAACAGGGTAGTGGCAAATCCAAAACTGCATTGCGTGGGGGCTCTACGATCACACAGCAACTAGCAAAGAATCTTTTTCTTTCTTCTGAGCAGAATTATTTTCGCAAAGCTCAGGAGCTCATCATTACGGGCTTATTGGAGGTAATGCTGCCTAAGCAACGTCTTTATGAAATCTATTTAAATTCAGTGGAGTGGGGCGAAGGCATTTTTGGTATTGGCGCAGCTTCTCAGCATTACTACGGTATTAAGCCAGCATCACTTGATCGCGAACAGGCAGCAGCTTTAGCATCAGCTTTACCTGCACCGAAGTGTTTTGACAAAGTGCAGTACTGCCGTAAGGCTAATATTCATTTCCCCACACGACAAGACTTTATTCTAGAAAATATGGACAGGGTCGCTTTGGCGCCTATTCAGAAACCAAAAGCGCGCTAG
- the pyrF gene encoding orotidine-5'-phosphate decarboxylase → MNSSSNTFTQQLQSAWASQGSMLCVGFDPDPKRLPAVFQGKPEGIFEFCREIADATADTACSFKPQFAYFASQRAEAQLEKLTRYLKDKYPHIPVILDSKRGDIGSTADHYALEAFERYGADAVTVNPYMGFDTIEPYLKHAGKGVIVLCRTSNPGGSDLQFLNVSPNGEPLYLYVAKLAAQQWNTSGQISLVVGATFPEEIARVRAIVGEMPLLIPGIGAQGGDIDATVKAGGIPNQPGSGMMINSSRAILYASANHDFAEAARTVAIATRDALRTASNK, encoded by the coding sequence ATGAACTCTAGCTCAAATACCTTTACCCAACAACTCCAGTCTGCGTGGGCTTCCCAAGGCAGTATGTTGTGCGTGGGCTTTGATCCAGATCCCAAGCGTTTGCCTGCTGTATTTCAGGGTAAGCCTGAGGGGATTTTTGAGTTCTGCCGCGAGATCGCCGATGCTACTGCGGATACCGCCTGTTCCTTTAAGCCCCAGTTCGCCTACTTTGCCTCCCAAAGAGCCGAAGCTCAACTAGAAAAACTGACTCGCTACCTTAAAGATAAATACCCCCACATCCCCGTCATCCTCGATTCCAAACGCGGGGATATCGGCAGTACAGCTGACCACTACGCTTTAGAGGCGTTTGAGCGCTATGGCGCTGATGCTGTCACTGTGAACCCGTATATGGGTTTTGACACCATCGAGCCTTATCTAAAGCACGCTGGCAAGGGCGTGATTGTTTTATGTCGCACCTCAAATCCAGGAGGTTCGGACCTTCAGTTCTTGAATGTTTCGCCCAATGGTGAACCGCTATATTTGTACGTTGCCAAACTCGCTGCACAACAGTGGAATACCTCTGGACAAATTAGCTTGGTAGTTGGGGCAACCTTCCCTGAAGAAATTGCTCGGGTGCGAGCGATTGTTGGTGAGATGCCTTTACTCATTCCGGGCATTGGTGCTCAAGGTGGCGATATTGATGCCACTGTTAAAGCTGGCGGCATACCTAACCAGCCAGGCTCGGGCATGATGATCAACTCCTCTAGAGCAATCTTGTATGCAAGCGCTAATCATGATTTTGCTGAGGCAGCTAGAACAGTGGCCATCGCAACGAGAGATGCGTTAAGAACTGCAAGTAATAAGTAA
- the corA gene encoding magnesium/cobalt transporter CorA has protein sequence MINLFVLQNGRLSQEQVEDRNELLQYSNPIWIDVVDPEEEELLWIKEAFGVLLPELDDLGDLEASARYFEADDGHLHIRTDFLLDEEETSRNVRVAFVMTKQVLFSIHDEDLPVFRLVRLRARLRPGSVSNAKDVLLDLYSTDAEYSADALEEVYENLEQAGKRVLQDDITDHDAEEVLETIAKEEDTNGRIRRNVMDTRRALSFLMRSKLLSDEQQEEARQILRDIDSLENHTAFLFDKINFLMDATVGFINLNQSKIIKIFSVVSVALMPPTLLASVWGMNFRYMPELEQTWGYPVAIISMVISAMIPLGYFRHKGWLSSR, from the coding sequence ATGATCAACTTGTTCGTCCTGCAAAATGGCCGCCTCTCTCAAGAGCAAGTGGAAGATCGCAATGAATTGTTGCAATACTCCAACCCTATCTGGATCGACGTTGTAGACCCTGAAGAGGAAGAACTCCTGTGGATTAAAGAGGCTTTTGGCGTTCTCTTGCCTGAATTGGATGATTTGGGTGACTTAGAAGCTTCTGCGCGTTATTTCGAGGCGGATGATGGCCACCTTCATATTCGTACCGATTTCTTATTAGACGAAGAAGAAACCTCTCGCAACGTGCGAGTTGCTTTCGTGATGACCAAGCAAGTTTTGTTCTCTATTCATGACGAAGATTTGCCAGTATTCCGCTTGGTGCGTTTGCGTGCCCGTTTGCGTCCAGGATCAGTCAGTAACGCGAAAGACGTTTTACTTGACCTGTACTCCACTGATGCTGAGTATTCTGCTGATGCCTTGGAAGAGGTTTATGAAAACCTCGAGCAAGCAGGTAAGCGCGTTCTGCAAGATGACATCACCGATCACGATGCAGAAGAAGTGCTCGAAACAATTGCTAAGGAAGAAGATACCAACGGACGTATTCGTCGTAATGTGATGGATACTCGCCGTGCATTGTCTTTCTTGATGCGGAGCAAATTATTATCTGATGAGCAGCAAGAAGAGGCGCGTCAGATTCTGCGAGATATTGATTCATTAGAAAACCATACTGCGTTCTTGTTCGATAAGATTAACTTCTTGATGGATGCGACAGTTGGTTTTATTAATTTGAACCAAAGTAAGATCATCAAGATCTTCTCGGTGGTGTCGGTTGCCTTAATGCCGCCAACATTGTTAGCTAGCGTGTGGGGAATGAACTTCCGCTATATGCCTGAACTAGAGCAGACCTGGGGTTACCCAGTTGCCATTATTTCTATGGTGATTTCAGCGATGATTCCATTGGGCTACTTCCGCCACAAGGGTTGGTTAAGCTCACGCTAA
- a CDS encoding CinA family protein, with product MKNNNDPQHELARAIALTLMNRGWKIALAESCTGGLVCATLTDLAGSSDWLERGYVTYSNAAKSECLDVSMEAIESFGAVSEQVAKAMAEGALRHANVNAAISITGIAGPTGGSAEKPVGTVCFGWAVKENIGHDVMNTVTLTKHFNGDRQVVREQARDFALSHFLELLKPKNA from the coding sequence ATGAAAAATAATAATGATCCTCAGCATGAACTAGCCAGAGCTATTGCCCTGACTTTAATGAACCGGGGCTGGAAAATTGCCTTGGCAGAGTCCTGCACTGGTGGCCTCGTCTGCGCAACACTAACAGACCTAGCAGGCTCCAGTGATTGGCTTGAGCGAGGCTATGTCACCTACAGCAATGCCGCCAAATCAGAATGCTTAGATGTTTCAATGGAAGCGATTGAATCTTTTGGCGCAGTGAGCGAGCAGGTCGCCAAAGCCATGGCCGAGGGGGCACTACGTCATGCCAATGTCAACGCTGCGATCTCGATTACCGGCATCGCTGGTCCAACAGGTGGCTCAGCAGAAAAGCCGGTTGGCACCGTCTGCTTTGGCTGGGCGGTCAAAGAAAATATTGGGCATGATGTGATGAATACTGTCACGCTCACCAAACACTTCAATGGCGATCGTCAAGTAGTGCGAGAACAAGCGCGTGATTTTGCGCTTTCTCACTTTTTGGAATTACTTAAACCCAAAAACGCATAA